A genomic window from Betta splendens chromosome 24, fBetSpl5.4, whole genome shotgun sequence includes:
- the LOC114850088 gene encoding tubulin alpha-1B chain-like gives MRECISVHVGQAGVQIGNACWELYCLEHGIQPDGQMPSDKTIGGGDDSFNTFFSETGAGKHVPRAVFVDLEPTVIDEVRTGIYRQLFHPEQLITGKEDAANNYARGHYTIGKEIIDLVLDRIRKLADQCTGLQGFLVFHSFGGGTGSGFTSLLVERLSVDYGKKSKLEFSIYPAPQVSTAVVEPYNAILTTHTTLEHSDCAFMVDNEAIYDICRRNLDIERPTYSNLNRLMSQIVSSITASLRFDGALNVDLTEFQTNLVPYPRIHFPLVTYAPVISAEKAYHEQLTVAEITNACFEPANQMVKCDPRHGKYMACCLLYRGEVVPKDVNAAIATIKTKRTIQFVEWCPTGFKVGINYQPPTVVPGGDLAKVQRAVCMLSNTTAVAEAWARLDHKFDLMYAKRAFVHWYVGEGMEEGEFSEAREDMAALEKDYEEVAVDSVDGEGEEEGGDY, from the exons ATG CGTGAGTGTATCTCAGTACATGTGGGTCAGGCTGGTGTTCAGATTGGCAATGCCTGCTGGGAACTTTACTGTCTAGAACATGGGATTCAGCCAGATGGACAGATGCCTAGTGACAAGACTATTGGAGGAGGGGATGACTCTTTCAACACCTTCTTCAGCGAGACTGGAGCTGGAAAACATGTCCCCAGAGCAGTTTTTGTGGACCTGGAGCCAACTGTGATTG atgagGTGCGTACAGGGATCTACCGGCAGCTGTTTCACCCCGAACAGCTCATCACTGGCAAGGAGGATGCTGCCAACAACTATGCTCGTGGACATTACACCATCGGCAAAGAGATCATAGATCTGGTGTTGGACAGAATCCGCAAACTG GCTGACCAGTGCACTGGTCTTCAAGGCTTCCTGGTTTTTCACAGCTTTGGAGGTGGTACAGGCTCTGGTTTTACCTCTTTGCTGGTGGAGCGTCTGTCTGTCGACTATGGCAAGAAGTCCAAGCTGGAGTTCTCCATCTACCCAGCTCCTCAGGTCTCCACTGCGGTGGTGGAACCATACAATGCTATCTTGACCACCCACACAACCCTAGAGCATTCTGACTGTGCATTCATGGTGGATAATGAGGCTATCTACGACATCTGTCGCAGAAACCTTGATATTGAACGTCCTACCTACTCCAACTTGAACAGGCTGATGAGTCAGATTGTGTCCTCTATTACAGCGTCCCTTCGTTTTGATGGTGCACTTAATGTTGATCTTACAGAGTTCCAGACCAATTTAGTACCATATCCCCGCATCCACTTCCCTCTGGTCACCTATGCTCCTGTAATCTCTGCTGAGAAGGCCTACCATGAGCAGTTAACTGTGGCAGAAATTACCAATGCTTGCTTTGAGCCAGCAAATCAAATGGTAAAATGTGACCCTCGTCATGGCAAATATATGGCCTGCTGCCTTTTATATCGTGGTGAGGTTGTGCCTAAAGATGTCAATGCTGCGATTGCCACTATTAAAACTAAGCGCACCATCCAGTTTGTGGAGTGGTGCCCTACTGGTTTCAAAGTTGGTATCAATTACCAACCACCCACTGTTGTTCCTGGTGGTGACCTGGCCAAGGTCCAGAGAGCTGTGTGCATGCTAAGCAACACCACTGCTGTTGCTGAGGCCTGGGCTCGGCTTGACCACAAGTTCGACCTGATGTATGCCAAACGTGCCTTTGTTCACTGGTATGTGGGTGAGGgcatggaggagggagagtttTCTGAGGCCAGGGAGGATATGGCTGCTTTAGAGAAGGATTATGAAGAGGTTGCAGTTGATTCTGTTGatggtgagggagaagaggagggtggGGACTATTAG